The segment ATCATGCGCCGTTGCGATATACTCGTTGGTACCGCTCTCAAATACGTGCCGACCAGCGTCCAGAATAGCCAGCATAGCTGCGCGAAAGGCATAATGGACGCCTGCAAATTTATAGCCGTACTCCCGCAGGCTAGCGATGTCTTCGGCCTTTTCCTTTTCCATATTGGGATACCAGAAGGGTGCTTTGACGTGTTCGGCCACCTTCTTGGCCGCAGCAATCTTACTGCCGTATTTTTGCGAGCGATTAAGCTCAAGCGGGCAGATGATATCCGCGCCCACTTCGAGGTAACGATTGCAGCGCTCTACAAATTCGTCAAAGTCGTTGTCAACGCTGTGGTCGCAGCGGGCGAGAAGCAAGCAATCCGTCCCCGCAAGTCCATCCTTAGCGGCGCGGAACCGGTAGACGGCCTCTTCAATCGGCAACAATCCCGGCCTGCCATTGGCGGCAAGATCCGTGATCAAGATCGCCTGCGCACCCGCCTTGGCCAGCCTCCGACATCCTTGAAATGTCTGCAACGGACGCCCAAACCCCTCGTCAGCATCAATGAACAGGGGCATGTCCGTCATATTGGTAATGCGTTCCGCCATACCAGCATATTCGTCAACCGTCAGAAGCTTGAGGTCGGGAATGCCGGTGTAAGCACAGGAAAAGTCACTGCTGGATATCATCACCATTTTAAAGCCGTTTATTTCGGCGGCTTTGGTTGACATGCAGTCAAATATTTCAGGGACATAGTACAAATTTTCATCAGACAAATATTCTGACAATTTTTTGGAGGACATGGACAATCTCCCGGTAAGATTTTACCCGCATGTACTGCTAAGCGGTGGGGTAAAATTCATCATTCATTCGGCAGGATGATTGTGGAGGCTGATATTGTATAGTCGGAAAAATCATAAATGGGGCATAGGTTTTTTAGAAGAGTGGATGCCTCGAATGACCGAATTTTTGAGTAACACCGAAACGATTTGAAGCCGACCACTAATAGGACCTTTAATCGTAGAGATTTTGGCGTGTCCACCCGCTTGCGGGGCAGCCTGCACCTGCTACGGCACGGCGGCCTTCTTAGAAGACGTATCGGAGGCATTGCCAAGTTGTTTGTCATTGGTTGCAAGGCGGCGCAGCCGCTGCTTTTCAAGCAGTCATTTCTGTAGTGTAGTTGGACTACAGGCAGAAGGCATCTGCCCTGACGTGTCGCCAGGAGCGAGCTGAGAGTTTGTATCGGCGGGGACGAAAGATAGTTTTTATCTGATTGTGGGCTGACAGGAAGCGCTGTGCTTGGCGGGGCGATTTTAACCGCTCCATGATCTTCTCTCGCTTCCTGGTCTGACGGTGAGCGTTTTCAATTCTGTTTTCAGGCCCTTGTGTGCCCGATGATCAGCATCTGGCACCAGGTTTTGTATCGGCTTGATGTCGCTTCGCAGCTTGTCCGTCACGACGACACGTGGTTTACTGAATTGCTTGACCAGTCTGGAGAAAAAACGCTTTGCAGCTTTGGTATTGCGGCAAGTTTGAACCAGAATTTCGAGTACGTCACCATCGGCGTCAATGGCCCGCCAGAGCCAATATTTCTTCCCACTGATCGTGATGATGGCCTCATCCATATGCCACTTATCGTTCGGCTTGGGCCGGTCTCCCCAAATGCAGTCGGCAAAATGTCGGCCAAGGCGGTTGATCCAGAGACGAACCGTTTCCCTGCTCACGATAACACCGCGTTCAGCAAGAAGATCTTCTACATCGACCGTGCTCAGAGCAAACCGATGATAGGCCCAGACCGCGTAGGCGACAACTTCACGCGGAAAACGAAACCGCTTCAGACCCGGGAAAGTGCCCGGCAATTTCATGTCGTCTCGATCGATGAAACGCCGGGGTCAAACAACTTGGCAATACCTCCGCAAGCAACAATTTTCGACCGGTGGCCAATCAGCATTCAAGAAATTCGCCGCACTCGCGGCATAATTGCGTCCAGCGATAGCCGTTTCTGTAACTCTTTTAAAAATTTGCGATAGAGCCATTCAAAGTCTTCGGAGAATGAAATGGGGGAGCAGTTTTTGTGATCGACTGAGGGAATAGATAAGGGTCAAATTATGAAGAGCCAATTTCTTTATTAAATTAGAGTATAAATTTTATTTTCTCGTTATGACTGTAAAATCTGTCATCCCTAAGTCTATTGTGCCGTCAGGAAAAGTCGTCAAAGTCGATAGGCACCGAGAAGCCGACCTTAACCCGATCCATAACGACCATCGTTTTGAAGCCCTTGATATCAGGGTTTTCATAAAAGAATTTCCGCGTAAAGCCTTCGTAATCTTCCATGCTTTGTGCCGTAACAATGAGCACGAAGTCAGAGTCGCCGGTGACGTAGTAGCCGTTCATCACTTCGGGTGTCTGGCGAATGGATTGCTTGAACCGGTCAACAATATCGGCCCTTTCGCGCTCTAGAGACACCAGCACCAGCATGGCGATTGGCCGACCGACATCTTTGGGCCGGATAATCGAGACATCGGCCTCGATCACCCCATTTTCGCGCAGGCGTTTGAGCCGTCGCTGCACTGCGGTTGCAGACAGGCCAACCAACGCCCCCAGTTCTTCGGTGCTGTGGCGATTGTGCGTTTGCAAAATATTCAGGAGGCGGGCGTCGAGGCGATCAAGCTGCATTGAGATTCCCGCATGATTTCTTCGTCATTCTTGAAAAGAATGCAGGATTTCTTCGCAATAGCAACAAATCATATCGAAAATCTGCGCTGCGATGCACATAGACTTTGTTGCAAGGCTATCAAACAGAACAGACAATCCTGGATACGGCGAAGATGCGCCTCTTTCCCGGGAGTTGATCAAACTGAAATACCTGCGTTACGGCGGTCTGGCCGCCTGAGGAAATAATGATGACGAACATTGCTGAAATCACCGACATGGACCGCCGTACGGTTCTCCATCCCTTCACCTATCTCAAGGATTACGCCTCCGGTGCCACTGAGCCGACCATCATGGAGACGGGCAAAGGGGTTCGCATCAAGGATGCAACGGGCAGGGAATATATCGACGGATTTGCCGGTCTCTACTGCGTCAACATCGGCTACGGACGCACTGAAGTGGCCGAAGCCATCGCGCGACAGGCTTACAAGCTTGCCTATTACCATTCCTACGCGGCCCATACGACAGAAGAGCTTGCGCGCCTGTCTGATCGACTGGTCAGAATGGCACCGGGCAATATGTCCAAGGTGTTTTATGGTCTTTCAGGCTCTGACGCCAATGAAACGCAGGCAAAGATCGTCTGGTATTACAATAATTTGCGGGGGCTTCCTCGCAAGAAAAAGATCATTGCCCGCGAGCGTGGCTACCATGGCTGCTCGGTTGTCTCTGGTTCGATGACCGGGCTGAGTTTTTACCATGACCATATGGACCTACCGATAGCCGGTATCCTGCGCACTGGCGTTCCACATTTCTATCGCAGTGCTTTTCCAGGCGAAACAGAATTGGCCTTTTCTGAACGCCGTGCAAACGAACTTGAAGCGCTCATCATCGCTGAAGGGCCGGACACGGTTGGGGCGTTTATTGCCGAGCCGGTTTTAGGCACAGGTGGCATCACACCGCCTCCGGCAGGTTATTGGCCCAAAATTCAGGCCGTGCTGAAAAAATATGATGTGCTGTTGATCGCTGACGAGGTGATCTGCGGCTTCGGTCGCACAGGCGCGATGTTCGGCTCTGATTTATACGGGATGGAGCCGGATCTTGTCACTGTCGCCAAGGGATTGACCTCCGCTTACGTGCCGTTATCGGCCTCAATCATCTCGCAAAAAATATACGACGTTATGGAAGAGGCGACGCCTCGTGTTGGCTCATTCTCCCATGGTTACACTTATTCCGGCCATCCGATTGGCGCTGCGGCGGCCAATGCCGTGCTGGATATTGTCGAGCGGGAAGATCTGGCCGGTCAGGCCGCCCAGAAAGGGGCTTACCTGCACAATAGGCTGAAGGCTGAGTTCGAACAAAACCCTATTGTCGGCGAAGTGCGTGGCGTCGGCATGATGGCGGCAATAGAGTTTGTGGCGGATCGCGGATCGAAACTGTCGTTTGATCCGGCTTTGAAGGTCGGAGGGCGGATTTCTCAAGCGGCGCGGGACCGTAATCTCATTGCGCGCGCCATGCCGCATGGAGACATTTTGGGCTTTGCGCCACCTTTGGTCATGACAGAGGCGGAGATTGACGAGATGGTGGCTATTGCCAAAGCAGCTGTCGATGAAGTGCTCAAGCAGCTCGATTCTGAAGGTGCTGTGATTGGTTAACCTAAGGAACTCATACAGATGACCGACGTCTTGAAAGTTCACGACCTCGTTAAAGCGTTTGGCTCTGTCAACATCCTCAACGGAATTAATTTCCGCATGCGGGAAGGAGAGGTCATTTCGCTCATCGGCTCTTCCGGCTCCGGCAAGAGCACGGCGCTTCGCTGCGTGAACTTTCTTGAAACGCCAACATCGGGCCAGATCGAGGTGATGGGAGAGGCTATTTCGGTCATCACCAATGAGCGTGGCGAACGGGAGATCGTCAACGCCTGTAACATCAGGGAGTTTCGCCGCCGTATCGGCATGGTGTTTCAAAGCTTCAATCTTTGGCCACATCGCACGGTTTTGGGCAATGTTACGGAAGCCTTGATCTATGTGCTGAAGAAACAAAAGCACGAGGCGCAAGAGATGGCGCTTTCTGCGCTTTCCAAAGTCGGAATGGTGGATTTCCGGGATCGCTATCCCCACCAGCTCTCCGGTGGCCAGCAGCAGCGTGTGGCGATTGCGCGGGTGCTAGCAATGGCTCCCAAGCTGATGTTGTTTGATGAGCCAACATCAGCATTAGACCCCGAATTGGTCGGGGAAGTGCTGAAAGTCATCAGAACTCTGGCGGATGAAGGTGCAACCATCCTTCTCGTCACCCATGAAATGCGGTTCGCGCGTGATGTTTCGAACCGAATGATCTTCCTGCACAAAGGCATCGTTGAGCAGGATGACACGCCGGAAGAGCTGTTTCGCAACCCCGCATCCGGGGCGGTGGAGCGGTTTCTATCCAGCGTCATGCCGGCCGCCGCTTAAGCGGGGTCGTTCCCACAACAATAAAAGGGGTAACAGATATGTCCATCACCAAGATCATCCAATCCACTCTGGCATCCACCTTGCTTCTGATTGCCGCCACCAGTGCAGCCTATGCCGAAGAAGGCGTGTTGCGCATTGGCACAGAAGGTGACGCACCGCTATTCAGCATGGCCGATGCAAACGGCAACGTCACCGGCTTTGATGCCGACATTGCCAATGGCATTTGTGCCGAACTGAAGGTCAAGTGCAAATTCGTTGTTCAGGCGTTCAGTTCTCTCATTCCATCAATGGACAGTGACCGTTTTGACGTGATCATTTCTGGCCTCGGCATTACGCCAGAGCGGGCAAAGAAAATCGACTACTCCATTCCCTATGCAACCACACCGCTTTATTTTGTCGTTCCCAAAAGCTCACCTCTTGCCGGATTGAAGAGCCTTGCCGAGATAGAAAAGTCATTGGCTGGCAAGAGTGTTGGCGTTGTGACCGGCACAACTTACGCAAAATTCATTGAAAAGCGGATTCCGGGCGCTGATCTAAAGACCTATGATGCGACCACCCAGCAAACTGCCGATCTGGCCAGTGGCCGCCTTGATGCCGCCTTCGGCGATTCCCCAACCTGGATGGATTTTCTAGCCAGCGCCGACGGTGCCAATTTTACCAAGATCGATGTCAAGATCATGTCCATGGATGATCCTGATGTTCTCGGTCACGGCATGGGCGTTGGCATGCGCAAGGGCAATAGCGAACTGAAAACCAAGGTTGACGCTGCCCTGTGCAAGATGGTGACAGACGGCAAGGTCAAGGACGCCTCGATGAATTGGTTCAAGGACGATTATACCATCCCCTGCAAGAAGTGATCTCTCTTTTGACACGGCACATTCTGAGCAAAATCAGGATGTGCCGTCGGGGTGGTATGCATGTTGAATGATATTTGGGAGTTGCTGATTGGCAAAGGGTGGGCGCTCGCCCTTTTGCGGGGTGGTGCTGTGACCATTGCCATCGGCTTGCTCGGTATGCTGCTGGGGCTTGTTATTGCCACACCATTGGCGCTGTTGCGCTGGCGGCGGGTGGTTGTGATCTCGCAGCTGATTGATGCCTACAGCGTCATTGTCCGTGGTGTGCCCGGGCTTCTGGTGATCTATCTGCTGTTTTTCGGCTCTGTTGACTGGGTGCGGGCGTTCACATCCATGTTTGGCTATCAAAACACTGCCGAAAACGCTTATCCGATGATCATCGGCGTGATTGCGATTGCGGCAATCTCGTGCGCCTATTCCATTGAGGTCATCAGGGGCGCACTTCAATCGGTTCCTGTCGGTCTTATCGAGGCTGCGCACTCGCTGGCCTTGCCGGGCAAGGTGACGTTCTTTCGGGTGATTTTTCCGCTCGCGCTCAGGCTTGCGCTGGGTGGTCTCAACAATGTCTGGCAAATGACAATCAAGGATACCTCGCTGATCTCCGTGATCGGATTGCAGGAATTGATGCGCGCAGCCGCCATCGCCGCAGGTATCACACGCTCACCGTTGCTGTTTTACGGTGTCGCCGCCCTGTTGTTTTTCACCCTGACGGGTGTGAGCCAGGCGATGTTTGCTCGCGCCGAGCGCTATCTCAATCGCGGGTTCAACGGGTGCTGACATGGACATCAATATCATCACCTATGCTGTACCCTTTCTTCTCACCGGTGCCAAAACGACCCTGCTGATTGCCGTGTTCGGCATTGGGTTTGGTCTGCCGTTTGGGGTCTTGCTTGCTTTGGGTCGCGGCTCGCACAATCATGTCCTTCGCCGCACCTGTGACTTCTACTGCGCCATCTTTCGTGGCACGCCCATGCTGGTGCAGATTTTTGTGATTTACTACGGACTGGCGCAGATCAGTTTCGTGCGCCAGAACCCCATCCTCTGGTGGATGATTGGCAATGGGTTACATGCGGCCATTCTCGCCGTCATCCTCAACACCTGCGCCTACACCGCCGAAATCTTCCGCTCAGCTCTCCTGTCACTGCCCCGTGGCCTGATTGAAGCTGCCGAAGCCTGTGGCATGTCTGGCTGGCATATCTTCATCCGCGTCAAATTTCCGCTCGCCTTGCGTCAGGCTCTGCCTGCTTACAGCAGCGAAGTGGCGATTATTGTGAAGGAATCCAGCCTTGCCTCCACCATCACCGTGCTGGAAATCACTGGTTACGCCAAGCGATTGATGAGTGAGACCTTTGCCATCATGGACATCTTCATCATCACCGCTGCTTTCTATCTCACCATCAATGTCATTGCCTTGATGGCGCTGAAATTCATCGAGCGGCGACTGTCGTTCAGCCGATAACCATCCTATTGAAAGACCATCCTATGTCCAAGCTGACCTTTATTGACCAGAACAACCTGCCAGAACCACGCAAGGGCCAACCGTTGCCAGACAGACTGGTGGAAGGCGATCCACAGTTTCTGACCTGGGATATTGCCCAGACGACAGACGGTCTGGTGTCCTGCGGCGTATGGGAGGTCACGCCTGGTGCCTATCGCTCGATCAAAGGTGAAACCTTTGAATTCTGTGTCATTCTGTCCGGTGTTTCCGAGCTGATTGAAGATGGATGTGAACCGCGTCGAATTGCTGCGGGTGACTCATTCGTCATGCATCCGGGTTTTACCGGGGTTTGGAAGGTCATCGAAACCACGCGGAAACTCTGGGTCTCTCGCGATTGAGATTGTCTCACGCATTCCTTCCGATCATATGAAACGGAACGACCTTATGACAAACGTGGTTCAGCCATCGATAAAATCTACTCCCTACTGGTGGGATGGTTGCGCATTTCCAACCTTGTCGACCAAGCCGGTGAGCGCCACCTGTGACGTCGCTATTGTTGGCGGTGGCTACACCGGTCTCTCAGCCGCCATCGAGCTTGCGCGGGCCGGCCTGCATGTTCAGCTGTTTGATCGGACATCGCTTGGGCAAGCCGCATCCAGCCGCAACGGCTGGGTGGTGAATCCGAAGAGAATCTATCGTCTTTACAAGGAGATGGACCTGCAACTGCGCAACAAGGTGCCAAAACGGCGCGTCAAAGCAAAGCTGCAATCGCACCGCAGCCACTCGTTCGAACGACGTCTGGGCCATGGATTTCATGCATGACCAACTGGCCACAGGTCGCAAGATCAGGGTTCTCACGGTTGTCGATACCTTCTCGCGCTTCTCTCCGGCGGTAGATGCCCGCTTCAGCTATAAAGGGGAAGACGTCGTGCAGACCCTCGAACGCGTATGCCGGCAGGTCGGTTACCCGGCCACCATTCGGGTGGACAACGGCAGCGAATTCATCTCTCGTAACCTCGATCTCTGGGCCTATCATAGAGGCGTCGTGCTTGACTTCTAGCGGTCGGGCAAGCCGACGGACAACAGCTACATCGAGAGTTTTAATGGCAAGTTCCGGGCAGAGTGCCTGAACGCCCACTGGTTTATGAGCCTTGACGACGCAAGGGCAAAGATGGAGGATTGGCGTAGAGACTATAACGAGTTCCGGCCACACAGCGCGATCGACAACAAGATGCCGATTTCGCTATTGAACGGCTCATCGGCACCCACGCCAACCTGAGCCTTAACCCTGGAAAATTCCAGCTCCCGCTGGCCCAAAACCGGGGTGCACTTCAGAGGCGAGTGCCAACAGGTGTCATACCTGGGCTGCATCCTTCGTCTGCCGCGCCAGCCGCCGGAGACGTTCACCATCAAAATCTTCACGTAACGAAATCCCCGATGGCATCGTAAACCTCCCGTTTGCGACAGAGGTTCAGATTCACCGCGTTTTGGGAAGGCCAAAGAGTGGAAATCAGTGAGGCTGCATCTAAGCCGACGTCAGCCAGAAATTCCACTTATCCTAGCCGTGCAGATTTTCAGAGCCAGCTCTCATCAGTTACGTCGGTTGTTACCAAAAGCGATCTTCTGCGCCGTTCCGTTTGGCCATCTTGTCCACCGCGTTGCACGAAACCGACTCACATGGATGGACCAACGGATGCAAAATATTGTTCAGGTTGCCGGCATTATTGATAGCGAAGAGGCGAAGCTCTGCTTTGAAAACGGCGCGGACTGGATCGGATTTCCTCTGCGCCTGCCGTCGGGAAAAAACGATATTTCTGAAGCTGACTCTACGACCATCGTCAAAGGCCTCAAGGCACCGCAGCGCGCGGTTCTAATCAGCTACATGACGACCGCCGACGAGATATCGCAATTTTGCGACCAGCTCGGTCTGGATGCGGTGCAGATTCATGGCGATATTCCGATGGCGGAGCTTGCCAAGCTGCGTTCCGATCGGCCGGATCTTTACCTACTCAAAAGTTTGGTTGTGTCCTCCGACAACCTGCCGGAGCTGCGCAAATTGATCGATGACAGCGCCGAGTATGTCGATATGTATATCACCGACACGTTCGATCCGAAAACCGGTGCGAAGGGCGCAACCGGCTTGACTCATGACTGGAATGTGAGCGCGGAATTGGCCCGCTACTCCCCCAAGCCCTTGATGATGGCGGGCGGTCTATCGCCGGACAATGTGTATGACGCGATCCTTGCGGTGCGCCCAGCAGCAGTGGATGCGCATTCCTTGTTGGAAGGAGTGGACAAGCGAAAATGTGCGGAAAAGGTGCGGGTCTTCTGTGCCGAAGCCAAAAGGGCATTTTCCGAACTTTCGCTCCAGGTTACCCAGTAGAGCGCCGCCATGCCTTTGATCGAACTTCCCCAAACGCAGAGGTTGCGGGCGCTCCATGCAGAGATGCGCCGCGCGACCGCCCCCCGCGAGACTTTCGTCGCCAACGCCAATTGCGTGATCCGCAATGTGCTGGAGCTTTGTCTTGACCAGTTGCCCTACTGTGATCGATCGGTGCAAACCCCTGTCGGGGCGACCTATCTGGGTGCCGAGCTGGATGAGCCCCTTTGCGCCGTTTCGATTGTGCGCGCGGGAGAAAGCATGGAATTCGAATTGTCCAAGATGCTGCCCGCCATCCCTATCGGCAAGATCCTGATCCAGCGCGACAAGATCACCAAACAACCAAGACTATTTTACAGCGCGCTGCCCGAAGATATCGCACAGCGCCATGTGATTATGATGGAGCCCATGCTGGCGACGGGTGGCTCAGCGCTGATGGCTATCTCGGAATTGCTGAAGAAGGGCGTGCAGGAAAAGCATGTC is part of the Agrobacterium vitis genome and harbors:
- a CDS encoding aspartate aminotransferase family protein, with amino-acid sequence MTNIAEITDMDRRTVLHPFTYLKDYASGATEPTIMETGKGVRIKDATGREYIDGFAGLYCVNIGYGRTEVAEAIARQAYKLAYYHSYAAHTTEELARLSDRLVRMAPGNMSKVFYGLSGSDANETQAKIVWYYNNLRGLPRKKKIIARERGYHGCSVVSGSMTGLSFYHDHMDLPIAGILRTGVPHFYRSAFPGETELAFSERRANELEALIIAEGPDTVGAFIAEPVLGTGGITPPPAGYWPKIQAVLKKYDVLLIADEVICGFGRTGAMFGSDLYGMEPDLVTVAKGLTSAYVPLSASIISQKIYDVMEEATPRVGSFSHGYTYSGHPIGAAAANAVLDIVEREDLAGQAAQKGAYLHNRLKAEFEQNPIVGEVRGVGMMAAIEFVADRGSKLSFDPALKVGGRISQAARDRNLIARAMPHGDILGFAPPLVMTEAEIDEMVAIAKAAVDEVLKQLDSEGAVIG
- a CDS encoding cupin domain-containing protein, with amino-acid sequence MSKLTFIDQNNLPEPRKGQPLPDRLVEGDPQFLTWDIAQTTDGLVSCGVWEVTPGAYRSIKGETFEFCVILSGVSELIEDGCEPRRIAAGDSFVMHPGFTGVWKVIETTRKLWVSRD
- the upp gene encoding uracil phosphoribosyltransferase; amino-acid sequence: MPLIELPQTQRLRALHAEMRRATAPRETFVANANCVIRNVLELCLDQLPYCDRSVQTPVGATYLGAELDEPLCAVSIVRAGESMEFELSKMLPAIPIGKILIQRDKITKQPRLFYSALPEDIAQRHVIMMEPMLATGGSALMAISELLKKGVQEKHVVFANILASPEGIKRVSARYPHVTIVSSSIEQQLNQEAFMIPGIGDFGDRYFGTISSGGQNGQQVEAAV
- a CDS encoding transporter substrate-binding domain-containing protein, with amino-acid sequence MSITKIIQSTLASTLLLIAATSAAYAEEGVLRIGTEGDAPLFSMADANGNVTGFDADIANGICAELKVKCKFVVQAFSSLIPSMDSDRFDVIISGLGITPERAKKIDYSIPYATTPLYFVVPKSSPLAGLKSLAEIEKSLAGKSVGVVTGTTYAKFIEKRIPGADLKTYDATTQQTADLASGRLDAAFGDSPTWMDFLASADGANFTKIDVKIMSMDDPDVLGHGMGVGMRKGNSELKTKVDAALCKMVTDGKVKDASMNWFKDDYTIPCKK
- a CDS encoding amino acid ABC transporter ATP-binding protein; this encodes MTDVLKVHDLVKAFGSVNILNGINFRMREGEVISLIGSSGSGKSTALRCVNFLETPTSGQIEVMGEAISVITNERGEREIVNACNIREFRRRIGMVFQSFNLWPHRTVLGNVTEALIYVLKKQKHEAQEMALSALSKVGMVDFRDRYPHQLSGGQQQRVAIARVLAMAPKLMLFDEPTSALDPELVGEVLKVIRTLADEGATILLVTHEMRFARDVSNRMIFLHKGIVEQDDTPEELFRNPASGAVERFLSSVMPAAA
- a CDS encoding Lrp/AsnC family transcriptional regulator yields the protein MQLDRLDARLLNILQTHNRHSTEELGALVGLSATAVQRRLKRLRENGVIEADVSIIRPKDVGRPIAMLVLVSLERERADIVDRFKQSIRQTPEVMNGYYVTGDSDFVLIVTAQSMEDYEGFTRKFFYENPDIKGFKTMVVMDRVKVGFSVPIDFDDFS
- a CDS encoding ABC transporter permease subunit: MLNDIWELLIGKGWALALLRGGAVTIAIGLLGMLLGLVIATPLALLRWRRVVVISQLIDAYSVIVRGVPGLLVIYLLFFGSVDWVRAFTSMFGYQNTAENAYPMIIGVIAIAAISCAYSIEVIRGALQSVPVGLIEAAHSLALPGKVTFFRVIFPLALRLALGGLNNVWQMTIKDTSLISVIGLQELMRAAAIAAGITRSPLLFYGVAALLFFTLTGVSQAMFARAERYLNRGFNGC
- a CDS encoding isocitrate lyase/PEP mutase family protein; protein product: MSSKKLSEYLSDENLYYVPEIFDCMSTKAAEINGFKMVMISSSDFSCAYTGIPDLKLLTVDEYAGMAERITNMTDMPLFIDADEGFGRPLQTFQGCRRLAKAGAQAILITDLAANGRPGLLPIEEAVYRFRAAKDGLAGTDCLLLARCDHSVDNDFDEFVERCNRYLEVGADIICPLELNRSQKYGSKIAAAKKVAEHVKAPFWYPNMEKEKAEDIASLREYGYKFAGVHYAFRAAMLAILDAGRHVFESGTNEYIATAHDHTGYKFHYSPMSAFFRGGEWVDRERQYLSNPDEALAVRLEKHFTGPTDKF
- a CDS encoding ABC transporter permease subunit, whose translation is MDINIITYAVPFLLTGAKTTLLIAVFGIGFGLPFGVLLALGRGSHNHVLRRTCDFYCAIFRGTPMLVQIFVIYYGLAQISFVRQNPILWWMIGNGLHAAILAVILNTCAYTAEIFRSALLSLPRGLIEAAEACGMSGWHIFIRVKFPLALRQALPAYSSEVAIIVKESSLASTITVLEITGYAKRLMSETFAIMDIFIITAAFYLTINVIALMALKFIERRLSFSR
- a CDS encoding phosphoribosylanthranilate isomerase, giving the protein MQNIVQVAGIIDSEEAKLCFENGADWIGFPLRLPSGKNDISEADSTTIVKGLKAPQRAVLISYMTTADEISQFCDQLGLDAVQIHGDIPMAELAKLRSDRPDLYLLKSLVVSSDNLPELRKLIDDSAEYVDMYITDTFDPKTGAKGATGLTHDWNVSAELARYSPKPLMMAGGLSPDNVYDAILAVRPAAVDAHSLLEGVDKRKCAEKVRVFCAEAKRAFSELSLQVTQ